In Argopecten irradians isolate NY chromosome 11, Ai_NY, whole genome shotgun sequence, one DNA window encodes the following:
- the LOC138335603 gene encoding serine/threonine-protein phosphatase 6 regulatory ankyrin repeat subunit B-like: MSQNKGRSCRSLKALMYLFCLNMGNSKSTKCDTVSLGMPQRERELHLAVMANDREGVKQLISQGADINYPWSNPTVPSVKDSTTPLLAAVSLNHVEVTQILLKAGADINLTDRNGCSPLYKAAFHGRPVLIDMLLEAGADINKADKEGQSPLYICVQNAIVHSSYAAVRCLLKAGAAIHLSDNLGKTPIHVAAHWKLKDMSRMLLNENADVNKLDNMGRTPLYVCVSSLSTGLYKEDLKYQVPCIKVLFAADCDMLNLVDWLKWKGPGIPDELLADDEQFFLWHKNNMNSPHSLMNLCRKMIQQRLKERGNLLEMVWRLPVPVTLKNYLSRTMFHLPQPNKAQQE; encoded by the exons ATGAGTCAGAACAAGGGACGTAGCTGTCGCTCACTGAAAG CCCTCATGTACCTGTTTTGTCTGAATATGGGTAACTCCAAGTCAACAAAATGCGATACTGTGTCACTTGGAATGCCACAACGGGAGCGAGAGCTCCACCTGGCGGTGATGGCCAATGATCGTGAGGGTGTGAAACAGCTGATATCACAAGGAGCAGACATTAACTACCCATGGAGCAACCCGACTGTTCCCAGTGTTAAAGACAGCACCACCCCTCTTTTGGCTGCTGTCTCCCTAAACCATGTCGAGGTCACTCAG ATTTTACTAAAAGCTGGTGCTGATATCAACCTAACAGATAGGAATGGTTGTTCTCCCCTTTACAAGGCGGCATTTCATGGCCGGCCTGTTCTCATAGACATGCTTCTAGAAGCAG GAGCTGATATAAACAAAGCAGATAAAGAGGGACAGTCACCACTGTATATCTGTGTACAGAATGCCATAGTTCATTCAAGTTATGCAGCAGTTAGATGTCTATTGAAAGCTGGTGCTGCCATTCACTT gTCTGACAATTTAGGAAAAACACCAATTCATGTTGCTGCTCATTGGAAATTGAAAGACATGAGTCGCATGCTTCTGAACGAAAATGCTGATGTTAACAAGTTAGATAACATGGGCCGGACTCcattatatgtatgtgtaaGTTCTCTTAGTACTGGACTGTATAAAGAAGACCTTAAGTATCAGGTGCCCTGCATCAAGGTCCTATTTGCAGCTGACTGTGATATGCTAAACTTAGTGGACTGGCTTAAATGGAAGGGACCTGGTATTCCAGACGAACTTCTTGCAGATGACGAACAGTTTTTCTTGTGGcataaaaataacatgaatTCTCCCCATTCTCTTATGAACTTGTGTCGTAAGATGATACAACAGAGACTAAAGGAGAGAGGAAATCTGTTAGAGATGGTCTGGCGTTTGCCTGTACCAGTCACACTTAAAAACTACTTGTCTCGTACAATGTTCCATTTACCACAGCCAAACAAGGCGCAACAGGAGTAA